A region from the Desulfomarina profundi genome encodes:
- a CDS encoding cache domain-containing protein, which produces MKPADFGRSLLSTIFTRITLSSAPFYASLVVVTSLSLFIGAFWAVNEYQAYRESVENIRNNYQHQYEVRVKEELEKVVDFIDFRRSQNAMRVERDIRERVQSAYTIASHLYRFYKDEKSVDELRSMVAEILRPIRWNNGRGYYFAGRIGTGRIDLFSDEPFFENKTAVQFKKITGQDLIGDIVTLVREKGAGLYSYSLVKPEFGGKSFGKIAFVKHFEPFDWFIGAGMYTDDLEWELQQDILDRLQNMKFGKDGEVFGFRFDGTIICNRDQRLIGRSIKDLVGSNGQAYGRTFLEVGRQEAGGYVSYAVDRDGQESSRQKLGYIKRYSDWNWVLGTSMFMDAMEKAIAAESVTYQRISFENVFIFIILYCIAVSFLLLSTFFYSLKIRQGISLFTDFFRQAADSNVKIRNDSLTFREFEDLGRLANIMVENRIKNELLLHRDELRLDTLLRLGMMEQYSLQEKYDFVLRRIVRITRSEEGYLCLVRKGEVEIRSLVSLDGDEPVGKKDVSLVPRSIRNAGLPGQCLRKKSAVIVNQADQSENGENYPYKSAVTRHLDVPIFNDGTIVMVAGVCNNLEPYDNSDVRQMTMLLEGMWLHVLKKRSEEELARLERQIIAVSEEERSDIGRNLHDDLGSHLTGVELLSKVLQQKLENRVPEMAKQVETIRNLIQDAIEKTRRFSQGLYPVHVVEYGLESAIEELMVEVESLFRVQCVLSCEDEGEKLQASLATHLYYIIREAVFNSARHGKPEHIGVFMEFAVGRFSVKIVDDGHGFGWKPKGSGMGFHTMKYRAKAIGAKLTIDSDMVSGTIVTVSGEVLE; this is translated from the coding sequence ATGAAACCCGCTGATTTTGGCAGATCCTTGCTTTCAACCATATTTACCAGGATTACCCTTTCTTCGGCACCTTTTTATGCTTCCCTGGTGGTGGTTACTTCACTCAGCCTCTTTATTGGTGCTTTCTGGGCTGTCAACGAGTACCAGGCATACAGGGAGAGCGTGGAAAACATCAGGAACAATTATCAGCATCAGTATGAGGTCAGGGTAAAGGAGGAACTGGAAAAGGTTGTCGATTTTATTGATTTCAGGCGTTCCCAGAATGCCATGCGGGTTGAGCGTGATATCCGGGAACGGGTTCAGTCCGCCTATACCATTGCCTCTCATCTTTACAGGTTTTACAAGGATGAAAAAAGTGTGGATGAACTGCGCTCAATGGTTGCGGAAATACTCAGACCCATTCGCTGGAATAACGGCCGGGGATATTATTTTGCCGGAAGAATAGGGACTGGGCGTATCGATCTCTTCAGTGATGAACCGTTTTTTGAGAATAAAACAGCAGTTCAGTTTAAAAAAATAACCGGTCAGGATCTGATCGGGGATATTGTCACTCTTGTCCGGGAAAAAGGGGCCGGGCTGTACAGTTACAGCCTGGTGAAACCTGAATTTGGTGGGAAAAGTTTTGGAAAAATCGCTTTTGTGAAACATTTTGAGCCGTTTGACTGGTTCATTGGTGCCGGAATGTATACGGATGACCTGGAATGGGAGCTGCAACAGGATATCCTTGACAGACTGCAGAACATGAAATTCGGCAAAGACGGTGAAGTATTCGGTTTTCGTTTCGACGGCACTATAATCTGTAACAGGGATCAGCGGTTGATCGGGAGATCCATTAAGGATCTTGTCGGCAGCAATGGACAGGCCTATGGACGGACTTTTCTTGAAGTTGGTCGGCAGGAAGCAGGTGGTTATGTTTCTTATGCAGTAGACCGGGACGGGCAGGAGTCTTCCCGGCAAAAACTCGGTTATATAAAAAGGTACAGTGACTGGAACTGGGTCCTCGGTACATCCATGTTCATGGATGCGATGGAAAAGGCGATTGCTGCGGAAAGCGTGACTTATCAGCGGATTTCTTTTGAGAATGTTTTTATATTTATTATTCTCTACTGTATTGCTGTTTCCTTTCTTCTGCTCAGCACCTTTTTTTATTCCCTGAAGATACGACAGGGAATCAGTCTCTTTACCGATTTTTTCCGGCAGGCCGCGGATTCCAATGTAAAAATCAGAAACGACAGTCTGACCTTCAGAGAATTTGAAGACCTGGGCCGCCTGGCGAACATCATGGTAGAGAACAGAATTAAAAATGAGCTCCTTCTTCACCGGGATGAGCTTCGTCTTGATACTTTGCTGCGGCTGGGAATGATGGAACAGTATTCCCTCCAGGAAAAATATGATTTTGTCCTGCGACGAATCGTGCGGATTACCCGCAGTGAGGAGGGATATCTTTGCCTTGTCAGAAAGGGGGAGGTGGAGATTCGTTCCCTTGTCTCTTTGGACGGCGATGAGCCTGTAGGAAAAAAGGACGTCAGTTTGGTTCCCCGGTCAATCCGGAATGCCGGGTTGCCCGGACAGTGTCTCAGAAAAAAATCGGCGGTTATAGTAAATCAGGCGGATCAATCTGAAAACGGAGAAAACTACCCTTACAAATCTGCTGTTACCAGGCATCTTGATGTACCGATTTTTAATGATGGTACCATTGTCATGGTAGCTGGAGTCTGCAATAACCTGGAGCCATATGATAATTCTGATGTGAGGCAGATGACCATGTTGCTTGAGGGAATGTGGCTCCATGTCCTGAAAAAACGTTCGGAAGAGGAACTGGCCAGGCTTGAGCGTCAGATTATTGCGGTCAGTGAGGAAGAGAGAAGCGATATCGGCAGGAATCTGCATGATGATCTGGGCTCCCACCTTACCGGGGTTGAACTGCTCAGCAAGGTACTGCAGCAGAAACTGGAAAACCGTGTTCCGGAAATGGCTAAGCAGGTTGAGACGATTCGAAACCTGATACAGGATGCTATTGAAAAGACCAGGCGCTTTTCCCAGGGACTGTACCCTGTCCATGTGGTGGAGTATGGTCTTGAATCTGCAATTGAGGAGTTGATGGTGGAAGTGGAAAGCCTTTTCCGGGTCCAATGCGTTCTTTCCTGTGAGGACGAGGGAGAAAAACTTCAGGCCAGTCTTGCCACCCATCTGTATTATATAATACGTGAAGCGGTTTTTAATTCCGCCAGGCATGGCAAGCCGGAACACATCGGGGTCTTTATGGAATTTGCAGTTGGCCGGTTTTCGGTTAAGATAGTGGACGACGGACATGGTTTTGGCTGGAAACCGAAGGGAAGCGGTATGGGGTTCCATACCATGAAGTACCGGGCCAAGGCCATAGGTGCAAAACTGACCATTGATTCCGATATGGTCAGCGGCACAATTGTTACTGTTTCAGGTGAGGTGCTTGAGTGA
- a CDS encoding response regulator transcription factor yields MKLKVLIVDDHPIFRMGMAELLNQEKDLEVCALAEDIVSARKALVEHEPDLAIVDITLAGDNGLDLVKEISVWQKPVPVLVLSMHDESVWAERAIRAGAKGYIMKREASETVIVALRNIVAGKIHVSENMMALMLDKFHARQGGGAPTVDLLTDRELEVFRLIGAGLATREVAARMNLSIKTIGTYRDRIKQKLCIKTSAELSRRAVLWTEREHFSQGSPAV; encoded by the coding sequence GTGAAATTAAAGGTGTTGATTGTCGATGACCATCCTATTTTCCGCATGGGAATGGCAGAGTTGCTCAATCAGGAGAAGGATCTTGAGGTTTGCGCCCTTGCGGAAGATATTGTTTCCGCCCGAAAGGCCCTTGTAGAGCATGAACCCGATCTGGCCATTGTTGACATAACCCTGGCTGGAGACAATGGTCTGGATCTGGTGAAGGAAATCTCGGTCTGGCAGAAACCGGTACCTGTTCTTGTCCTTTCCATGCACGATGAGTCTGTCTGGGCGGAACGGGCTATCCGTGCCGGCGCAAAGGGATATATCATGAAGAGGGAGGCAAGCGAAACGGTGATTGTCGCCCTTCGTAATATCGTGGCGGGCAAAATACATGTCAGTGAAAACATGATGGCCCTCATGCTCGACAAATTTCATGCCCGGCAGGGAGGAGGAGCTCCAACGGTTGATTTGCTCACTGACCGGGAGCTTGAGGTGTTCAGGCTGATCGGTGCGGGTCTGGCCACCCGTGAGGTCGCAGCACGGATGAATCTGAGCATCAAAACAATCGGGACCTATCGGGACCGGATCAAACAGAAACTCTGTATCAAAACCAGTGCCGAGCTTTCAAGGCGCGCAGTTCTCTGGACGGAAAGAGAACATTTCAGCCAAGGCAGTCCTGCCGTGTAG
- a CDS encoding ABC transporter substrate-binding protein, with amino-acid sequence MSRDDGYEPDKAVKNTKELIYDDQVFALIGAVGTPTSKAVARIVSDAKIPFFAPFTGAEFLRKPFEKYVVNVRASYFQEMERLASYLIDKKKLKRIACFYQNDSYGFAGLKGIEIALARRGMRLVSRGSYERNTVAVMGGLRDVYREHPEAIVLVGAYSACAEFIKLSKNKYSENVLYCNISFVGTESLQEALGGYGEDVIVSQVVPSPHDRETALIREFQQDMMKYQHDATISFTSLEGYIAGKLFGKIALAVKEEITREKFISTMESIGRFDLGGIVLRFGPGDHQGMDTIYLTRIYPTIRTLDETR; translated from the coding sequence ATCAGTCGAGATGACGGGTATGAACCGGATAAGGCAGTGAAGAATACAAAAGAACTGATCTATGACGATCAGGTTTTTGCCCTGATCGGAGCAGTGGGGACGCCGACATCAAAGGCTGTTGCTCGAATCGTCTCCGATGCGAAAATTCCTTTTTTTGCCCCGTTTACCGGTGCGGAATTCCTTAGGAAACCTTTTGAAAAATATGTTGTCAATGTGAGGGCCAGCTATTTTCAGGAAATGGAAAGACTGGCATCTTATCTGATCGATAAAAAAAAGCTGAAAAGAATTGCCTGTTTTTATCAGAACGACAGTTATGGTTTTGCCGGTTTAAAGGGAATTGAAATCGCCCTGGCCAGACGAGGGATGAGGCTTGTCTCCAGGGGCAGTTATGAACGAAACACTGTGGCGGTAATGGGAGGCTTGAGGGATGTCTACAGGGAGCACCCTGAAGCTATTGTCCTTGTGGGTGCCTACTCTGCCTGTGCTGAGTTTATCAAACTGAGCAAAAATAAATATTCTGAAAATGTCCTTTACTGCAATATCTCTTTTGTAGGGACGGAAAGTCTGCAGGAAGCCCTGGGTGGGTATGGGGAAGATGTCATTGTTTCCCAGGTTGTTCCCTCACCCCATGACAGGGAAACAGCACTGATAAGAGAATTTCAACAGGATATGATGAAATATCAGCATGATGCGACTATAAGTTTCACATCATTGGAGGGCTATATAGCCGGAAAACTGTTTGGAAAGATTGCTCTGGCCGTAAAAGAGGAGATTACAAGGGAAAAGTTTATCTCCACCATGGAAAGCATTGGCCGTTTTGATTTAGGCGGTATCGTTCTCAGATTTGGCCCCGGTGATCACCAGGGGATGGATACCATTTATCTTACCCGGATTTACCCGACTATCAGGACACTTGATGAAACCCGCTGA
- the fdhD gene encoding formate dehydrogenase accessory sulfurtransferase FdhD: MSKKQSGSTALTLTHTTTVVSPDGHREQEEQLAIETPYSIALNDETIGSSMVLPIGLEEFGAGFLFGQGYIKTGEEIKEIYVCPEGRIAVYADVEITEPKEVIITSGCGGTGKISKEMLEDAFEPLQDYSIGFPEIRSFIRQALHTSTLGQDTHCVHGCGLWQNGRLQAFYEDVGRHNAVDKVLGAILLGKATARGAIYTTGRLTSDMVLKCARIGIPIIMSRTAPSSLGLAIARRSGATLAAYARPDRLNIFNNPDRIIVDRQVVR; encoded by the coding sequence ATGAGCAAGAAACAATCCGGCAGCACTGCCCTGACCCTCACCCATACCACTACAGTTGTTTCCCCTGACGGCCATAGAGAACAGGAAGAGCAACTGGCCATCGAGACTCCCTATTCAATCGCCCTGAATGATGAAACTATAGGCTCATCCATGGTCCTGCCCATCGGCCTGGAAGAATTCGGAGCGGGTTTTCTTTTCGGCCAGGGATATATAAAGACGGGGGAAGAAATCAAAGAGATCTATGTCTGTCCTGAAGGTAGAATAGCCGTTTACGCTGATGTGGAGATTACAGAACCAAAAGAAGTTATCATCACCTCAGGCTGCGGAGGCACTGGAAAAATATCTAAAGAGATGCTGGAAGATGCTTTTGAGCCGCTGCAGGATTATTCAATCGGTTTCCCGGAAATCAGATCTTTTATCCGCCAGGCCCTGCACACCTCAACCCTCGGACAGGACACCCATTGTGTCCATGGCTGCGGTCTCTGGCAGAACGGCCGACTCCAGGCATTCTACGAGGATGTCGGACGCCATAATGCCGTGGACAAAGTCCTGGGAGCAATTCTCCTGGGCAAGGCAACAGCCCGGGGAGCCATTTATACCACAGGAAGACTCACCTCGGACATGGTCCTCAAATGCGCGAGAATAGGCATTCCCATAATCATGTCCCGCACCGCCCCCTCGTCACTGGGCCTTGCCATCGCCAGGCGGTCCGGGGCAACACTTGCCGCCTACGCCCGCCCCGATCGTTTAAATATCTTTAATAATCCGGATCGGATTATCGTCGACCGACAGGTTGTCAGGTAA
- a CDS encoding mechanosensitive ion channel family protein has protein sequence MGSGILPDGLVYFHGTYTPLWGVRLLLNGITGEQEGYVDMVNSLVLFAPFLATVAVVGIVLWAIYWLLIGRDPNLNNERKFPRQLLMFGLVLSGLLVSVFVLPVNESSRNQLLGLIGIVISGVLAFSSTTIISNLMAGLLLSITKPFRVGDFIRIGDHFGRVSGRGLFDTEIQTEKRELIALPNTYCINNPVARVLDSGTIISTKLSLGYEFNHDRVELLLLEAAQTCGLQDPFVHILELGDYAVTYRVSGFLEEAGHLISMGSKLNGCVLDTLHNHGMEIVSPSFMNQRKLAADKRFIPVPTVMVSDEEQKISAEDIAFDKAEQAEELENEKEQLLGEIEELKKSLKDLKVEGQIKIRQDAIGRKRQRLKMIEEAMNQPEERIGKTDSRGSSVGGPVT, from the coding sequence GTGGGCAGTGGAATTTTGCCGGATGGTTTGGTTTATTTCCATGGCACTTATACCCCCTTGTGGGGTGTTAGACTGTTATTGAATGGTATTACGGGAGAGCAGGAAGGATATGTTGACATGGTGAATTCGCTCGTATTATTTGCACCTTTTCTTGCTACAGTCGCTGTTGTCGGAATTGTTTTGTGGGCAATATACTGGTTGCTGATAGGACGAGATCCGAACCTGAATAATGAACGGAAATTTCCACGACAACTGCTTATGTTCGGTCTGGTTCTCAGCGGGCTTCTGGTATCTGTATTTGTTCTGCCTGTAAATGAAAGTTCCCGCAATCAACTCCTTGGCCTGATAGGGATTGTGATATCGGGGGTTCTGGCTTTTTCTTCGACAACAATTATCTCCAATCTTATGGCCGGGCTCCTGCTTTCAATAACAAAACCGTTCAGGGTCGGGGATTTTATCCGTATTGGTGATCATTTTGGAAGGGTCTCGGGGCGAGGGCTGTTTGATACGGAAATCCAGACGGAAAAACGAGAGCTTATTGCTTTGCCAAATACCTATTGCATCAACAATCCAGTGGCAAGAGTTCTTGATTCCGGAACTATTATTTCCACGAAGCTGTCACTGGGGTATGAATTTAATCATGACCGGGTGGAACTTCTGCTTCTGGAAGCTGCGCAAACCTGTGGTCTCCAGGATCCTTTTGTCCATATTCTCGAACTGGGGGATTATGCGGTGACATATCGTGTGTCCGGATTTCTTGAGGAGGCCGGTCATCTGATTTCCATGGGGTCCAAGCTTAACGGTTGTGTGTTGGATACCCTTCATAACCATGGTATGGAGATTGTATCACCTTCATTTATGAACCAGAGAAAACTAGCTGCTGATAAGCGGTTCATACCTGTACCGACAGTGATGGTTTCAGATGAAGAACAGAAGATTTCAGCAGAAGATATAGCCTTTGACAAGGCAGAACAGGCAGAAGAACTGGAAAACGAAAAAGAGCAACTTCTGGGGGAAATTGAAGAGCTTAAAAAAAGCCTGAAAGATCTAAAGGTTGAGGGTCAGATAAAAATCAGACAGGACGCCATTGGCCGAAAACGGCAGCGTCTCAAAATGATTGAAGAGGCAATGAATCAACCGGAAGAGAGGATCGGAAAAACCGATTCAAGGGGTTCATCAGTTGGCGGGCCTGTTACCTGA